CCAACTGGAAGCTCATCATCGAAAACTTCATGGAGTGTTACCACTGCGCCACGATCCACCCCGAACTCACCGAAGTCCTGCCCGAGTTCGCCGATGGCCTGGCGGCACAGTATTTTGTGGGCCACGGCGCGGAGTTCGGTGACGACATCAAGGGCTTCACGATTGACGGTTCCGAAGGCCTGGATCGAATTCCGGGAGTGGGCGATGACCAGGACCGCCGGTACTACGCAGTGACCATCAAGCCGAATGTCTTCGTCAACCTGGTGCCCGACCACGTCATTATCCACCGCATGTTCCCGCTGGCCGCCGACCACACAATCGTCGAATGCGATTGGCTCTACCTGCCCAGCGTGGTGGAATCCGGCAAGGACGTGAGCGCTTCGGTGGAGCTCTTCCACCGGGTCAACGAGCAGGACTTCGACGCCTGCGAACGCTGCCAGCCGGCCATGGGTTCCAAGATCTATGCGAAGGGCGGCGTGCTTGTACCGAGCGAGCACCACATCGAGGCGTTCCACAGCTGGGTCACCAACAAGATCGCCGACGTACCCGCCGGCAGCTAGCCTGAGGAATGTCTGTCTTGTAACGAGCTACCGCGAACTGAGGAAAAGGAACACCAGCTAATGGTCTACAAAGTACGGGCGGTCATCGCCAAGGAAAAGAACGCCCCGGTCTCGGTGGAGACCATTCTGGTGCCGGACCCCGGCCCGGGCGAGGCGCTGGTGGACATCCTCACCTGCGGCGTCTGCCACACCGACCTGCACTACAAGCAGGGCGGCATCACCGATGATTTCCCCATCCTGCTCGGCCACGAGGCCACCGGTGTGGTGAGCGCGGTCGGGCCGGACGTTACCGAAGTGGCGCCAGGGGACCGGGTGATCCTGAACTGGCGTGCCGTGTGCGGGGAATGCCGGGCATGCGCCAAGGGCCAGCCGCAGTACTGCTTCAACACGCACAACGCCACCCAGAAGATGACCCTGGAGGACGGCACGGAACTTGTACCGGCCCTGGGGATCGGCGCCTTCGCCGAGAAGACCCTCGTGGCCGCCGGGCAATGCACCAAAGTGGACGACGACGTCGATCCCGCCGCGGTCGGGCTGCTCGGCTGTGGTGTGATGGCAGGCATCGGTGCCGCCATCAACACCGGTGAGGTCAAGCGGGGCGAGTCCGTGGCCGTCATCGGCTGCGGCGGCGTCGGCATCGCCGCCATTGCCGGGGCAAAGCTCGCTGGCGCCACCACGATCATCGCCGTGGACATCGACGCCAACAAAATAGGGATGGCCAGGTCCCTGGGAGCCACGCACGGTATCAACTCCAGCCAGGAGGACCCCATCGAAGCCATCCGGGCGCTGACCGGCGGCAACGGTGCCGATGTGGTGATCGACGCCGTCGGACGTCCCGAAACGTACAAGCAGGCCTTCTACGCGCGCGACCTCGCCGGCCGCGTGGTGCTGGTGGGCGTCCCGACGCCGGACATGAAACTCGAATTGCCCCTGCTCGACCTCTTTGGCCGCGGCGGTTCGCTGAAGTCCTCCTGGTACGGGGACTGCCTGCCTTCCCGCGATTTCCCGATGCTGGTGGCGCACTACAAGCAAGGCAACCTTGACCTGGACGCGTTCGTCTCCGAACGGATCACCATCGACCAAGTGGAAGAAGCCTTCGCCAAGATGCACGAGGGCAAAGTGCTCCGCTCGGTGGTGGAAATCGGATGAACGCCACCATCGAAAACCTCGTCACCTCGGGCACGTTTTCGCTCGACGGCGGCACGTGGGATGTGGACAACAATGTCTGGATTATCGGCAATGACGACGAGTGCGTGATCATCGATTCACCGCACGACGCGACGGCGATCATCGAGCAGGTCCGCGGGCGAAAGGTGCGCGCCATCCTGCTCACCCATGCTCACAACGACCACATCGGGGCAGCGCTCGACGTGGCGAAGGCCGTGAACGCGCCGATCCACCTGCACCCCGCAGACCTGGTTCTATGGGAGCAGGTGTATCCGGATGCCCGGCCGGACCGTCACATTGCGGACGGCGACATCTTCGACGTGGCGGGCACGGCCCTGCGTGCCATCCATACGCCGGGCCACTCGCCTGGTTCCACGTGCTTCTACCTGGAAAGCGAAGGAACGGTCTTCACGGGCGACACCCTCTTCAACGGCGGTCCGGGCGCGACGGGCAGGTCGTTCAGCGACCACCCAACCATCCTGGCCTCGATCCGGGAACGTCTTCTGACGCTTCCGGCGGAAACCGTGGTCCGGACGGGGCATGGCGCGGACACCACCATCAAAGCCGAGGGGGACAACCTCTCCCAGGCAGCGTTGGATCGCCAGGCCGACGGCGTTTAGGCACCGCTGGCTGCGGTGTAACCCATCTTGACGCTGATTGAATACCCGGCTTGCTTGAGCGCATCGAGCAGGCCGGGTATTTTTTCCGGCTCGAAACGGAAGGCCGGGCCGGAAAGGCTGATGGCTCCGATCACGGTGCCGCTGTGGTTGCGGATCGGAACGGCGACGGCGTTGAGTCCGCGTTCGAGTTCTTCATACGTCGCGGCGTACCCGGCCTCCGCAATGACCGGCATTTGCTGCTCCAGCTCGTCGCGGTCTGTGATGGTCTGTGGCGTGTATCGCGCCTGGCCGGCTTCCCTCAGAACGCGGTCACGCGTCGCAGGCGGCAGCGCTGCAAGCATGACCTTGCCGCTGGACGTCGCGTGGAGCGGGGTGAGCCCGCCGATCCAGTCCTGCGTGCCGAGCGTGTTGGGGCCAATGGCCTGGTCCACGTTGACCGCGAAATTTGACCGCAGTACAGCAAGGTTGGCAGTCTCAGCGAACTTCTCCGCC
This genomic interval from Arthrobacter sp. FW306-2-2C-D06B contains the following:
- a CDS encoding S-(hydroxymethyl)mycothiol dehydrogenase, with product MVYKVRAVIAKEKNAPVSVETILVPDPGPGEALVDILTCGVCHTDLHYKQGGITDDFPILLGHEATGVVSAVGPDVTEVAPGDRVILNWRAVCGECRACAKGQPQYCFNTHNATQKMTLEDGTELVPALGIGAFAEKTLVAAGQCTKVDDDVDPAAVGLLGCGVMAGIGAAINTGEVKRGESVAVIGCGGVGIAAIAGAKLAGATTIIAVDIDANKIGMARSLGATHGINSSQEDPIEAIRALTGGNGADVVIDAVGRPETYKQAFYARDLAGRVVLVGVPTPDMKLELPLLDLFGRGGSLKSSWYGDCLPSRDFPMLVAHYKQGNLDLDAFVSERITIDQVEEAFAKMHEGKVLRSVVEIG
- a CDS encoding MBL fold metallo-hydrolase, with amino-acid sequence MNATIENLVTSGTFSLDGGTWDVDNNVWIIGNDDECVIIDSPHDATAIIEQVRGRKVRAILLTHAHNDHIGAALDVAKAVNAPIHLHPADLVLWEQVYPDARPDRHIADGDIFDVAGTALRAIHTPGHSPGSTCFYLESEGTVFTGDTLFNGGPGATGRSFSDHPTILASIRERLLTLPAETVVRTGHGADTTIKAEGDNLSQAALDRQADGV
- a CDS encoding IclR family transcriptional regulator, with protein sequence MDADASIANDPDTDPAAAQHAGVQSVDRAITVLEIIARNGDAGVSEIAEEMGVHKSTASRLLSALDARGMVQQNHERGKYQLGFNILRLASAIPARLSLVREAREDLEALAEKFAETANLAVLRSNFAVNVDQAIGPNTLGTQDWIGGLTPLHATSSGKVMLAALPPATRDRVLREAGQARYTPQTITDRDELEQQMPVIAEAGYAATYEELERGLNAVAVPIRNHSGTVIGAISLSGPAFRFEPEKIPGLLDALKQAGYSISVKMGYTAASGA